In Paludibacter propionicigenes WB4, the genomic window TGTAGACCTGAAAGATTTATCGAGCTTGCAGGGTAAAGGACTGAAAATAGGCGGAATGGTTACCAATTTCCGACACGGGACATCGAAAGCAGGAAATCCCTATGGAATTTTCACGCTGGAAGATTATGCCGGAGCATTTGAGTTTGCCCTGTTCGGTAAAAATTATATTGAATTTGGCAAATACATGATTAAAGATTTATATCTGTTTATCAATGCTATAGTTCAGGAGAGAGGGGCAGATTATAAATTTAAGAAACAAGAAAACACAAATCCGGACATTCCTAAAGAACTGGAATTAAAGATTCAAAAAATAGAAATATTCTCGGACATTAAAGACAAATTAATCAATACGTTGACCCTGACAATCCGACTTCAGCAACTGACCGAAGATTTCGCAATTGAACTAAATGAATTAACTTTGCAGAACAAAGGGAATGTAAACTTGTATATTCAGGTGGTAGATGAACTTTCGCCGAATAAAGTAATGCTCTTTTCGCGTCATCATCGCATACAGATAAACACCAAAGTATATCATGCTCTGAAACGCGCTCAGCAAGAAGAAATACTTGAATTTCAGGTTCATTAATTAATCCATAGATTTTCTCAATAAGCATATTTCTATTAGAATAAGAAACAATTTCGACCAGGAACTGTTTAAATACATACTTTACAAGAAACATTTTAAAACTTAAATATTATGGCATTAGAATTTACAGATGAAAACATCAAAGAATTTATTAACAGTGGAAAACCTGTAGTTATCGACTTTTGGGCAGAGTGGTGCGGACCTTGCCGCATGGTTGGCCCTGTTGTAGAAGAACTGGCTAAAGAATACGACGGAAAAGTAGTTATTGGTAAAATGGACGTGGACAACAATGTGGACACCCCTAACGAATATGGCATTCGTAATATCCCTACTATTTTGTTCTTCAAAGATGGTCAATTGGTAGACAAACAAGTTGGTGCAACGCAAAAATCGTCTTTAGTAGCTAAAGTTGAGGCTCTGCTTTAATCTGTCGGATATTATATACAAACGTGGATAGCCTTTTTATTGCTGCTTAGCAATAAAAAGGCTATTCTTATGTATTCTCTATAGTTTCAGGTAAAAATCTTTTGCCAGCAGGGAAAACTGATCCGAGTATTGATGGCGCTCTTCAGTTTCAATCACAAGCTCAGAAAGCACGGTATCTACTTTAGTAAAACCAAATTCGAGCAACAACCGCTTGGCCACAACTCCCGGCTTAGGAAACACCTTAACCAGCTTAGAGCAAAACAATCCTTTGCTTTGAGCAAAATCCACACATTGCATTCCTTCATTTACCGGTAGAATAATACAAAGCCTCCCCCCGGCACTCAACAACTTTAGAGAGCCATTTATCAGCTCCTCGTGTGTAAGCGAGTCGGTATGTCGGGCAGTAGCTCTGTTCTTATCCGGATTTTTCAGAGAATTCACAAAGTAAGGTGGATTGGAAACAATCAAATCAAAAGTAGCAGACTCATTTGCAGTAAACTCCTGCAAAGAAGAACTTTGAACTGCTACTCTATCTTTCCACGGAGAATTCAGTGTATTTTCTCTGGCCTGAAACACAGCATCCTGATCTATATCTATTGCAGTAATCATTGCCGAACTTCGTTGCGCCAGCATTAAAGCTATCAAGCCGGTACCTGTACCAACATCCAATATATTCTTAGCCTCGCCAATGGGTGCCCAAACGCCCAACATAAAACCATCTATGCCAACCTTCATCGCGCATTTATCGTGAAAGACAGTAAACTGTTTAAATCTGAAATATGGATTGGACATAATTATCTCCTATTCGTAGCCGGTTGGTTTTCCGTTTGTCTGGAAGGACTCGCAGTCTGTGTTGGAGTGTTCTGTATTCTGGTTGTAGCTTCTCTTCGAGGTTCATTAGCTGGCATCGACTGCGACCTGCTAGGTGCCACGGTTTGTCGGGCCTGATTATCAGATCTTCGCACCGAAGAACTATTCGGATTACCGGTTGACATCCTTGCTGCATTTTGGTTATCCTGATTCTGGGTGGCTCTAAATGTACTAGATGGAAGCGTCGTTCTTACAGGTCTGTTCGTGGGATTACCATTCTGAAAGTTCGGGTTGACTGCACGATTTGCATTTCTGGAGTTTAACTCAGCCTGATTAGTTCTGAAGTTGGTGGTTGACCTGAATCCGGACGGATTGACCTGCTGACTATTATAAATAGCCTGACGATCAGTCGAGGTTCTCTCATAGCGTTTACTCTGTAACCTATCGTTTTGATCAGCACTAAGCACCTGCTGAATTTCAGCATTTTTATTCTTCGCCCGCTCCAATCCTTCGCTACGTTTACTGGAAATTAAACGTTCACGCGCATAACGCAGGTTAATTTCATAAATCTGTTTCGCCTGCTCGGCATTTAAGTTCAGCTCCTTCTGTAATTTCTCAGTCTGTTTCACCGCCTCCTGTTCCGGAGTTCTTTGCAGCACAACTGTATTATCCTGACTGAAAGCCGGGAGTTTAAGTATGAGTACAAAGAAAAGCAAAATCAGTTTTACAGTTTTCATATTGCCGCGAAATTTCTTATTGAAGCAACTAATAGCATAACAATCATTGTGCCAGAAACCCTTAAATACTTCATTCTGATTTAATTCCCGCAAAGCCTCTAAATTCTCTCTTTATAAGACTTTATCACTTATTGAAGTTTCGCAACTTTATATTTGTCAGCACTTTTTTGGTATGCAATGAGAAGTCACTGTTCATCATCCAACCATAATAACCCATATCATTTTTCAAAACATCAACCACCTTTTGGCCTTTGTATTTTCCGAAATTGATTATCTCTTCGCCTTTGTCATCATAAACAATTCTTCCTGCAAAATCCACATTGTTACTCTGCGTGGTGAATTTTGCCAGAAAATCAACATCGTTCTTAAGTTCCGGATAGCGATCCAATTGCGCCTTAAGTACCTCGTACGTAGCCAGTGTATCGGCTTCCGCTCCATGAGCCCCAACCAAATCTTTATCGCAATAGAATTTATAAGCTGCACCCAGCGTACGTTGCTCCATTTTATGAAACACCACCTGCACATCTACAAATTTTCTTTTCATCAAATCAATATCAATATCGGCACGTAGCAACTCTTCTGCCAACAGCGGAATATCAAATCTGTTCGAGTTATATCCCGCAAGGTCACAACCTTCAATGTCACGTACAATCTCCTTTGCAACAGCCTTAAATGTAGGACAATCGGCAACATCAGCATCATAAATACCATGAATAGCCGAAGAAGATTCAGGAATGTGCATTTCCGGATTTATACGTATCGACTTTGTCTCTTCACGCCCGTTAGGCGAAACCTTATGGTATGCTATTTCTACAATACGGTCCGTTACAATGTTAGTTCCGGTGGTTTCCAGATCAAAAAAGACTATAGGATTTTTTAGTTGGAGTTTCATTTCTTTAGTTGGCAATGGGTGGAAGTGCAGACTCTTACGCACTTCCGCTTGTTATATATTTGATTTCAATTGTTTTAAAAAATTAAGGTCTAAAGATTTTCGACCTTTAGACCTTATACTTAATATGTACCGGACTTTAATCGTTAAGCAGCATAGGCATTAACAACATTAGAATCTCTTCATTAGCTTCGTTCTCAAACGGAAGTATCAATCCTGCACGCGATGCATCCGATAATTCAAAAATGATGTCAGTTGCATTGATGTTTCCAAGAATTTCAATCAAAAATGAAGATTTAAATCCAATTTTAATCGGATCGGCATCGAACTGACAGGTAATGGTTTCTTCTGCAGAAATAGAAAAGTCAATATCCTGAGCCGAAATATGAATTTGATTCTGACCAAAAGCCAGTTTCACCAGATTGCTTGCCTGATTAGCAAAAACCGAAACGCGCTTCAATGCATTTAGCAATGTTACACGATCAATAATAATCTTAAACGGATTTGATTTCGGTATTACGCCATTATAATTTGGATAACGTCCTTCAACCTGACGACAAATCATGGTATAATTAGCCAGCTTGAAATGAGCGTTTTTGTTATCGAAACGAATTTCAACCTCTCCACTCTCTCTTGGCAGGATATTCTTAAGCATATTTGCCGGTTTTTTCGGCAAGATAAAGTTGACAGTTTCTTCACCTTCTACTGATGCCGAAGTATGAGACGTTTTATAACGTACCAGTTTATGTGCATCGGTAGCTACCAACGTTAGGCTATCAGCCACAATATCAAAAAACACACCATTCATCACCGGACGTAATTCATCATCTGCCGTACAGAACAGTGTTTTTGAAATTCCAGCGGAAAGCGTAGACACCGGCAATGTTAGCGACTGAGCATCATCCTGCAACTGTGGTAAACGTGGATATTCGTCACCATTCTGACCGATAAAATTATACGATCCATTGGCAGAGGTAATAACCATGGCTAAATTGGAATCGTTTATCGAAAAAGTAAGAGGTTGCTCGGAGAATTCGCGAAGGGTATCAAGCAATAAACGAGATGCTACTGCAACTTTTCCATTTCCATCTGCACTTTCCACTTCCATCGACGTAATCAATGTAGTTTCAATATCGGAAGCCGTCATGGTCAATGTTTTGCCCTCCAGGTGGAACAAAAAGTTATCTAATATTGGTAGTGAGTTCTTGTTGTTTATTACACGGCTGATGGCTTGTAAATGGCTCAATAGGTCGGTGCTTGAAACAATGAATTTCATATAGTTCGAATTTAAAATTTGCTTTTGAGAATAATTTAGCAAATGTAATCATTATTTTAAACAAAAGAAAATTCTCGCCTAATTTTTCAATAAAAAAATAGGATTACACGGTGTTTAACTCTAAACAGAAACATTTTTGAAAATTTGAGGCTGTATTTTTTTGTCAATGAAATTAATATTCGTAGTTTTGCGAACAACAAACAACAGTTTTCAAATCCAATCCGATAAAACATGCCAGAAAAAGACTACTCTTCTACAAACGAACAACTTGCAAGATTTGCTAAAGCCATGGGACATCCATCACGTATTACGATCCTACTTTTCCTAGCATCTATGGATAGTTGTTATTTTGGCGAAATACATAAAGAATTGCCTATCGCAAAAGCTACGGTGTCTCAACACTTAAAAGAACTAAAAGACGCTGGACTCATACAGGGAGAAATAGAAACTCCCAAAGTGAAATACTGTATCAACAAGGAAAACTGGGAAAAAGCAAGAATCTATTTTGAAACCTTTTTCGCAAATAAGAAAGAAAAAACAAGTTGTTGCAACTCTAACTCCTAAAGGGGTAGTTTGCAATTGCTATTTTATAATATTATCAATTCAAATAATTATTAGTAATCAATAATACAGCCATTTATCTGCTGTAGTCAAAATTTTATCTTTATGCACATTCAGGTTTTAGGTACAGGCTGCCAAAAGTGTAAATCACTTGAAAAAGCCACTCGCGAAGTAATAGCTCAAAACAATATCGATGCCACAATCACTAAAGTTGAAGACATTGTTGAAATAATGAAATTTAACGTTATGACCACACCGGCTTTGGTAATTGATGGTAAAGTTGTGGTAAAAGGTCGAGTACCTTCCAACTACGAATTAAAACAATTACTCATCAAATAATAATTCAACAATATGAAAAAGTTAATTTTATTGTCAGTACTACTTTTAGCAATATCATTTTTATCCGTAAATACTCTTGCTGCCGACAAGAAAACGCAGACAACAGTTTCCAAAGCAGCTAAAGTCGAAGTGTATTACTTCCATTTTACCCGCCGTTGCGTAACTTGTCAGGCTGTAGAAACCGAAACAAAATCGGCCATTGCGGCACTTTACCCTGCTCAAGCTAAAAAGGGGCTGATTACTTTTACTGCCGTGAACCTCGACGAAAAAAAATCTGAAGCATTAGCAAAGAAATGTAAAGCTGAAGGTCAGGCACTTTTAGTCATTAGTGGCGGCAAACGTATTGATCTTACCGAACAGGGATTTATGTATGCCAAAAGCACCCCGAACAAACTAAAAGCCGAGCTAAAAAAGACCATCGACCCATTGTTGTAACTTGCATATTGTCAAATTGAAATCATGGAATTTTTGCAAAGCATATTAGAGAATTCACAATACTCATTTGTTACAGCCATTCTGCTAGGACTGATGACAGCCATTAGTCCTTGCCCTTTGGCAACAAACATTTCAGCTATTGGCTTTATCAGTCGGGACATCGAAAACCACCGTCGTGTTTTTATCAATGGCTTAGTTTACACACTCGGCCGGACCATTAGTTATACCGTTCTGGCACTAATCATTTTCTTTGGTGCAAGCAAAATGCATATTTCCATGATTTTTCAGGGTTGGGGTGAAAAACTATTAGGTCCTGCACTCATTCTCATAGGGTTGTTTATGCTCGATGTGATTAAAATCAAATTCCCCGGATTCTCGGCTCTGACCGATAAAATTGGAGAGAAAGGCAAAGGAAGTTATTGGAGCACTTTGTTATTGGGAATGGTTTTCGCTCTGGCTTTTTGTCCATATAGCGGAGTGCTTTATTTTGCGATGCTAATTCCGATGACCGTAGCCAGTGCAAGCGGTCTGTATCTTCCTGTTTTATTTGCCATTGCCACCGGTTTACCTGTCATTGTTTTTGCGTGGCTCTTAGCTTACGCCGTCGGAAATGTAGGTAAATTGTACAATCAAATTAAAACCTTTGAATTGTGGTTCAGGCGGGTTGTTTCTGTCATATTTATTGTGGTTGGGATATATTATATAGCCATTTTCTTTATTTAAACTAAAAAATGAAACTCAATAAAAACATAATAATACCAATCATTCTATTGCCTGCTTGGTATATGGTATATGCCAATCTCCAACAGATAGCCGATTGGCTTGTAGATACCGTGTTTGGTATGACAAAAGGCTCTCATATAACAGAAGCACTGCGATTCTTTATTTTCGAGTTTCCGAAAGTATTAATGCTGTTGGCATTAATTATTTTTTTCGTGGGTATTCTTCGTAGTTATTTTACTGCCGAACGTACCCGTAAAGCCTTGGAAGGTAAATCTACATTTATGGGGAACATCATGGCTTCTATGTTGGGGATTGTAACGCCTTTCTGTTCTTGTTCGGCTATTCCGCTGTTTCTGGGTTTTGTTGAATCCGGTGTGCCGCTAGGTGTGACATTCTCGTTTCTTATTGCAGCACCCATGATAAACGAAGTTGCCATCATACTTCTTTACGGAATGTTTGGCTGGAAAGTGGCTGCCATCTACATCGGAACAGGCTTAACCATTGCCATTGTGGCTGGTTGGATTATTGGCAAATTGAAACTGGAAAAATGGGTGGAAGAATGGGTGTATGCTACCAAATTGGGCGAGGGCGAAGCAGAAGATGATAAAATCTCTTTTTCAAGACGCATTACGATGGGTTACGATGCTGTAAAAGAAATAGTCGGTAAAGTTTGGTTGTATGTGGCATTCGGTATTTTAGTTGGTGCAGGAGCGCATGGCTTTGTACCTGAATCTTTTATGGTATCGTTAATGGGCAAAGATGTCTGGTATGCTGTTCCACTGTCTGTATTGATTGGTATTCCATTGTATTCTAATGCGGCAGGAATAGTTCCAATCGTTTCTGTATTAATCGAAAAAGGGGCTGCACTTGGAACCTCTCTGGCATTTATGATGTCAGTAATTGCCTTGTCATTGCCCGAAATGATTATTCTCCGCAAAGTACTGAAAATGCCTTTAATTCTAACATTCATTGCCGTTGTTGGTACTGGAATTATGATAGTAGGATTCATTTTCAACTACATATTCTATTAAAAAAAGTGCGGGCTAGCGTTTTTTTCTCAACAGCTAGCCCGCACTTTTTTCTCTATAGATACATCAAAAATTCAACATCAGTCCTAACGAAACGGCTCTTACATTGGGACCTTTGCCGGATTCAAAAATACTGAAAGGAGAATACTTAGCGTAAACATTGAAATCGCCGTATCCAACCTGAGCCATATAATCAAGCGAAAGTGGCAACACATTCAGCCCTTTAGCTTCATCACGCTTAACCATATCTCCATCCTGATTTCTGAATTTGGTTTTTGAAACTGAATACGTTTTAATCCCAAAAACTAAACCGGCTGATACAAAGAACTTATCATGAGGATTGCCCAAAGCGGGCTGCCACTCAACGAGTACAGGTAAAGTTATATGAGCTATTTTAAGTTTGCTGTATTCATAGTTTACTCCCGCTGGTGCAGGTTGTACACCGGTTACTCCGTTTGTTTCTACCAGGTGCGTATTATCATCTAGGTAGTAAGCTCGCCAGTTGAAACCCAAACCGGTGGTTATCCCTACACGATTTTTATATATCGGAAGTATTTTTTCGATCAGGTTGAAGAAAAACTCAGTACTTGAACCCGACTTCAACGGCACACCAGCTATATTGTTTATCTTAAGCGATGCGTCGGAGATATTAGCAAATCCCCAGCCAATACCGGCCCAGTGAGGCTCCATTTTTCCATAATGTCTACTTAATGTTTTCTTCATAAATGGAATCTGAAGTCCAATTTCTTCCATCACCGTCCATTTCTCATAGGTTTTTCCGTCTGAAAAAATCCCTTCGTACACCGGCTTGTAAGGAACTGAATCATTAACTCCGGCAGCATCAAATACTTTTACTTTCATCTGACCCACGCTATCTTTGAGTTCAATCCGTTTTTTGTTGTAAAAAACCGTGGTGTCTGCTTTACTTATTTCGACTGCACTTACAGTAGCGATTGCTACAAAACATACAATTATACTAAAAACTATCTTTTTCATTTTGTTTATTATTAGAGGTTTATATCTATTTCTTTTTTAAAATTAGCTTCAGAATATTCTCCGAATCGTTTTTCGACTCAATGTAAATCAGTGTGATTTTATTCTCGGGATTAAAAGTCTCGTTAAACAAAATCAGCCGATACAACTGACCCTTGCGGGGAAGCTGCAAATACACCGATGTTAATACCCCGTTAGCTACCACTTGTTTCACCTTCTTGGCTCCTTCCTGATCTTTTTCAAGACATTTTCGAATAAAATCGGCAGCCGAAGGATTATTTTTAATGGTAATACTTTTGAACGACGAAAAATCGTAGCCATCCAGCATCTCATTCGTCAGGTCAACCATTACTACTCCTTTTTTTTCTCCATACTGATCAAAAACCTTACTTATCTGCAAATCTTTTTGAGCAAGTAGCGAAGGCGATATTGTCAGTAACAATATCAGAATTGGCACAAAATGCATTTTAATTGATTTCATATCTGTATTTTCTCCTTATTAACTCACTTTGAGTAGATTAATTATTTGTAAAAACATCGAGTTGTTGATCAATCAACTCGTTGTCATGTAAAGAATTCAAACCATCAGCTACGTCATTGTCTGCTGAAGATATTTCGGTTAACGATGCCAAGGCTGTCTGTTTTACTTCCTGAACATCGGTTATTTTTTTCCCATTGACGTAAGCGAAACTTCTCGGAGTAGCAGTTGTGTAAACTTTTACCGATAATAAACACACAACCAAAATGGCGGCAGCAGCGGACCAACGTGCAAATGGCATCGTATGAACCTTAGCTTTTTGTTTTTTAGTCTCATAAAATCCCAAGATATCTTTTTCCACCTGATAACGCTCAGGAAGGTTAGATTGCATCAAGAATTTACGGAGCTTCTTTTCTTCATCCACCGTAGTAAATCCATCGTAGTATCTCTCTATCAATCGGTCTGCTTCGACAAAATCGAGTTTTCGTTTTATATTGATTATCATACGTTTGTCCATTTAATGTATTCTTCTCTTACTTTTTTCCTTGCTCGCGAGAGGTTTACTCTTACTGCTTCTACTTTAGTTCCTGTTATTTCAGCAATCTCTTCTACTTCATATTCTTCCATATCTTTCATTCGGATAATTGCTTGCTGTAATGCCGGAAGATTCTCAATTATTTTCTGTAGTATCTCTTCAGTGTTTTTCCTTTCCAGTTGCAGGTAAGGATTATCATTGCCTGCCCTGGCGTAGTATGTTTCGTCCAATGAATCCTGCCTGTTTTTTACTTTCAATCTATCCAGGCAATGATTTTTTGTAACCGTGGTGGCAAATGCAGCAGGACTATCATACTTTTCCAATGAGTCACGCGTGTGCCAAAGCTTTAGAAGAACTTCCTGTACGGCATCTTCTGCTTCCTGCTCTTCTACAAGTATCTTTTGCGCAATGTAGAAAAGCTTTTCACGTAATGGCAATATCTCTGCCTTAAATCGTTCCTGACTCATTTATAACTATGACGACTGAGTGACGAAAGTATAACATCAAAAATGAAAAAAACTCACAACAAAATTAAAGTAAATAATTTCAACTATCAACAAATCATTCCTAATGAGTGAATTATTCGCGAGTGAGTAAAATTGTAACATAAATTTCATTCCGGAAATTTGGATTTCTCAAAACTATGTCGTATGTTTGCGACATAAAACATTTCAAAATGAGAAAACCGGAAGTATTTGATAAAGAGCTACAAGATTTGGCCTGTTTTGCGAAAGTAATCTCGCATCCGGCACGCCTGGCTATTTTAAAGTATTTAGCTGAAACAAGAACCTGTATTTCAGGAGATATATCGGATAAATTACCGCTAAGTCGTACCACCGTTTCGCAGCATTTAAAAGAACTGCGCGATATGGGACTAATCCGTGGAGAAATAGACGGACTGAAAATTAATTACTGTCTGTGCTGCTCATCCATCTCTAAATCCATTTCAATGCTAAACAACTTCTTCGAAAAAATTGATCCTAAACAAATCACTTGTGAGAACGAAGATAAACACTAAAAACAATTACACATTATGAAAATATTAATACTTTGCACCGGAAATAGCTGCCGCAGTCAAATGGCACACGGCTTCCTACAATCGTTCGACTCCTCCATCACAGTTTGTTCTGCCGGAACTCAAGCCTCAGGTAAACTTAATCAAAAGGCTGTTGCCGTAATGAAAGAAGCTGGAGTAGACATTAGCAACCACACTTCAGATTCGGTAGACAAATACCTGAAAGAGGAATGGGATTATGTAATTACCGTTTGTGGAGGTGCCAACGAAGAGTGTCCGGCATTTTTTGGAAAGGTAAAACATCGCTTACACATGGGTTACGACGACCCAAGCCATGCCGAAGGAACAGAAGAATTTATCCGAAGCGAGTTTGTACGCGTTCGCGACGAAATCAAAGAAGGTTTCTATAAGTTCTATATAGAACAAATTAGACCTCAGTTATGAACTATGCAAGATAAGACTAAAAAAATAAACCTTCGTGAGAAATACACGGACCTTGCAAAAAATAGT contains:
- the trxA gene encoding thioredoxin; this encodes MALEFTDENIKEFINSGKPVVIDFWAEWCGPCRMVGPVVEELAKEYDGKVVIGKMDVDNNVDTPNEYGIRNIPTILFFKDGQLVDKQVGATQKSSLVAKVEALL
- a CDS encoding tRNA1(Val) (adenine(37)-N6)-methyltransferase, whose translation is MSNPYFRFKQFTVFHDKCAMKVGIDGFMLGVWAPIGEAKNILDVGTGTGLIALMLAQRSSAMITAIDIDQDAVFQARENTLNSPWKDRVAVQSSSLQEFTANESATFDLIVSNPPYFVNSLKNPDKNRATARHTDSLTHEELINGSLKLLSAGGRLCIILPVNEGMQCVDFAQSKGLFCSKLVKVFPKPGVVAKRLLLEFGFTKVDTVLSELVIETEERHQYSDQFSLLAKDFYLKL
- a CDS encoding 3'-5' exonuclease; amino-acid sequence: MKLQLKNPIVFFDLETTGTNIVTDRIVEIAYHKVSPNGREETKSIRINPEMHIPESSSAIHGIYDADVADCPTFKAVAKEIVRDIEGCDLAGYNSNRFDIPLLAEELLRADIDIDLMKRKFVDVQVVFHKMEQRTLGAAYKFYCDKDLVGAHGAEADTLATYEVLKAQLDRYPELKNDVDFLAKFTTQSNNVDFAGRIVYDDKGEEIINFGKYKGQKVVDVLKNDMGYYGWMMNSDFSLHTKKVLTNIKLRNFNK
- the dnaN gene encoding DNA polymerase III subunit beta, with amino-acid sequence MKFIVSSTDLLSHLQAISRVINNKNSLPILDNFLFHLEGKTLTMTASDIETTLITSMEVESADGNGKVAVASRLLLDTLREFSEQPLTFSINDSNLAMVITSANGSYNFIGQNGDEYPRLPQLQDDAQSLTLPVSTLSAGISKTLFCTADDELRPVMNGVFFDIVADSLTLVATDAHKLVRYKTSHTSASVEGEETVNFILPKKPANMLKNILPRESGEVEIRFDNKNAHFKLANYTMICRQVEGRYPNYNGVIPKSNPFKIIIDRVTLLNALKRVSVFANQASNLVKLAFGQNQIHISAQDIDFSISAEETITCQFDADPIKIGFKSSFLIEILGNINATDIIFELSDASRAGLILPFENEANEEILMLLMPMLLND
- a CDS encoding ArsR/SmtB family transcription factor, whose protein sequence is MPEKDYSSTNEQLARFAKAMGHPSRITILLFLASMDSCYFGEIHKELPIAKATVSQHLKELKDAGLIQGEIETPKVKYCINKENWEKARIYFETFFANKKEKTSCCNSNS
- a CDS encoding thioredoxin family protein — encoded protein: MHIQVLGTGCQKCKSLEKATREVIAQNNIDATITKVEDIVEIMKFNVMTTPALVIDGKVVVKGRVPSNYELKQLLIK
- a CDS encoding nitrophenyl compound nitroreductase subunit ArsF family protein — encoded protein: MKKLILLSVLLLAISFLSVNTLAADKKTQTTVSKAAKVEVYYFHFTRRCVTCQAVETETKSAIAALYPAQAKKGLITFTAVNLDEKKSEALAKKCKAEGQALLVISGGKRIDLTEQGFMYAKSTPNKLKAELKKTIDPLL
- a CDS encoding aromatic aminobenezylarsenical efflux permease ArsG family transporter, with product MEFLQSILENSQYSFVTAILLGLMTAISPCPLATNISAIGFISRDIENHRRVFINGLVYTLGRTISYTVLALIIFFGASKMHISMIFQGWGEKLLGPALILIGLFMLDVIKIKFPGFSALTDKIGEKGKGSYWSTLLLGMVFALAFCPYSGVLYFAMLIPMTVASASGLYLPVLFAIATGLPVIVFAWLLAYAVGNVGKLYNQIKTFELWFRRVVSVIFIVVGIYYIAIFFI
- a CDS encoding permease, with the protein product MKLNKNIIIPIILLPAWYMVYANLQQIADWLVDTVFGMTKGSHITEALRFFIFEFPKVLMLLALIIFFVGILRSYFTAERTRKALEGKSTFMGNIMASMLGIVTPFCSCSAIPLFLGFVESGVPLGVTFSFLIAAPMINEVAIILLYGMFGWKVAAIYIGTGLTIAIVAGWIIGKLKLEKWVEEWVYATKLGEGEAEDDKISFSRRITMGYDAVKEIVGKVWLYVAFGILVGAGAHGFVPESFMVSLMGKDVWYAVPLSVLIGIPLYSNAAGIVPIVSVLIEKGAALGTSLAFMMSVIALSLPEMIILRKVLKMPLILTFIAVVGTGIMIVGFIFNYIFY
- a CDS encoding outer membrane beta-barrel protein, with protein sequence MKKIVFSIIVCFVAIATVSAVEISKADTTVFYNKKRIELKDSVGQMKVKVFDAAGVNDSVPYKPVYEGIFSDGKTYEKWTVMEEIGLQIPFMKKTLSRHYGKMEPHWAGIGWGFANISDASLKINNIAGVPLKSGSSTEFFFNLIEKILPIYKNRVGITTGLGFNWRAYYLDDNTHLVETNGVTGVQPAPAGVNYEYSKLKIAHITLPVLVEWQPALGNPHDKFFVSAGLVFGIKTYSVSKTKFRNQDGDMVKRDEAKGLNVLPLSLDYMAQVGYGDFNVYAKYSPFSIFESGKGPNVRAVSLGLMLNF
- a CDS encoding DUF6108 family protein; this encodes MKSIKMHFVPILILLLTISPSLLAQKDLQISKVFDQYGEKKGVVMVDLTNEMLDGYDFSSFKSITIKNNPSAADFIRKCLEKDQEGAKKVKQVVANGVLTSVYLQLPRKGQLYRLILFNETFNPENKITLIYIESKNDSENILKLILKKK
- a CDS encoding RNA polymerase sigma factor, which codes for MSQERFKAEILPLREKLFYIAQKILVEEQEAEDAVQEVLLKLWHTRDSLEKYDSPAAFATTVTKNHCLDRLKVKNRQDSLDETYYARAGNDNPYLQLERKNTEEILQKIIENLPALQQAIIRMKDMEEYEVEEIAEITGTKVEAVRVNLSRARKKVREEYIKWTNV
- a CDS encoding ArsR/SmtB family transcription factor, which codes for MRKPEVFDKELQDLACFAKVISHPARLAILKYLAETRTCISGDISDKLPLSRTTVSQHLKELRDMGLIRGEIDGLKINYCLCCSSISKSISMLNNFFEKIDPKQITCENEDKH
- a CDS encoding arsenate reductase ArsC; its protein translation is MKILILCTGNSCRSQMAHGFLQSFDSSITVCSAGTQASGKLNQKAVAVMKEAGVDISNHTSDSVDKYLKEEWDYVITVCGGANEECPAFFGKVKHRLHMGYDDPSHAEGTEEFIRSEFVRVRDEIKEGFYKFYIEQIRPQL